The following are encoded together in the Pedobacter steynii genome:
- a CDS encoding CheR family methyltransferase, translating into MELPVINDEQIEILLSDLLEQYGYDFTGYSRASLKRRIIRLYALDKALSFAEFRYQVNNDPGYFKRFVEQITVNVTEMFRDPQFFKALREIVLPKLGTYPFIRIWLAGCSTGEEAYSISIVLKELNLLHKSLIYATDLNPAVLEKAAQGMFALGQMKQYSENYIAAGGIMDFSTYYSANYSLAKFDEELKSKIIFSTHNLVSDHSFNEFQLILCRNVLIYFDRDLQNNVLELFDQSLEDLGYLALGTKETIEFSGINKKYKRLPANKIWRKISS; encoded by the coding sequence TTGGAATTACCCGTTATTAATGATGAACAAATTGAAATCCTGCTCTCAGATCTTCTGGAGCAATATGGTTACGACTTTACCGGATATTCCAGAGCTTCTTTAAAAAGAAGAATCATTCGGCTTTATGCGCTGGATAAAGCCCTTAGTTTTGCGGAATTCAGGTATCAGGTTAATAATGACCCTGGTTATTTTAAACGATTTGTAGAACAGATTACGGTGAATGTGACGGAAATGTTTAGGGACCCTCAGTTCTTTAAAGCATTGAGAGAGATTGTTCTTCCAAAACTAGGTACTTATCCTTTTATCAGAATCTGGCTGGCAGGCTGCTCGACGGGCGAGGAGGCATATTCCATTTCCATTGTTTTAAAAGAGCTGAACCTGCTGCATAAATCACTGATTTATGCCACAGACTTAAACCCTGCAGTTTTGGAAAAAGCAGCACAGGGAATGTTTGCTCTTGGGCAGATGAAACAGTATTCCGAAAATTATATTGCAGCAGGAGGGATAATGGATTTTTCTACGTACTATAGTGCCAATTATTCGCTTGCTAAATTTGATGAAGAGCTGAAGAGCAAAATTATCTTTTCTACACACAATCTGGTCTCGGACCATTCTTTTAATGAATTTCAGCTGATTCTTTGTCGTAACGTTCTGATTTATTTTGACAGAGATCTTCAAAATAATGTACTCGAGTTATTTGATCAGAGCCTGGAAGATCTTGGATATCTGGCCCTTGGTACAAAGGAAACAATTGAATTTTCAGGCATTAATAAAAAGTATAAAAGGTTGCCAGCCAATAAAATATGGAGGAAAATTAGCTCATGA
- a CDS encoding chemotaxis protein CheB: MRKCEAFIIGGSAGSLDVLLKVLPDIRPDISFPIIIVIHRKHGADSLLPDLLSSRTKLIVKEVDEKEKIVAGTIYVAPSDYHLLVEMDRTFSLDYSEKVNYSRPAIDVTFQTAAEAYKNKLVCLLLSGSNADGVKGLKTVKAWGGEAVIQDPESAQVAYMPEQAKKHVEIDRILRIEDVAEFINLLR; encoded by the coding sequence ATGAGGAAATGTGAAGCATTTATTATTGGAGGATCAGCAGGAAGCCTGGACGTACTTTTAAAGGTGCTTCCTGATATTCGTCCTGATATTTCTTTTCCCATAATCATTGTGATTCACAGAAAACATGGTGCCGATTCCCTTTTGCCTGATCTTTTGTCATCCAGAACAAAACTCATTGTAAAAGAGGTGGATGAGAAAGAAAAAATTGTGGCGGGAACTATATATGTTGCCCCCTCAGATTACCACCTATTGGTAGAGATGGATCGCACATTTTCTTTGGATTACTCTGAAAAAGTAAACTATTCCAGGCCTGCAATAGATGTAACTTTTCAAACCGCTGCAGAAGCATATAAAAATAAACTGGTCTGTTTGCTGCTTTCGGGTTCAAATGCCGACGGAGTAAAAGGACTGAAGACGGTAAAAGCATGGGGAGGAGAGGCTGTAATTCAGGATCCTGAGTCTGCTCAGGTCGCCTATATGCCTGAACAGGCAAAGAAACATGTTGAAATAGATCGCATTTTACGCATAGAAGATGTTGCAGAATTTATAAATTTACTGCGATAG
- a CDS encoding response regulator, which translates to MGNSKKVFVFDDNADILELCTIILEDAGFEVKTSSTSNQIVDQVMACMPDIIFMDNWLPDVGGIDATRELKGHPTLKNIPVIYFTANNDVKSLAEQAGADGYLSKPFDIQELENIINKHLGI; encoded by the coding sequence ATGGGGAATTCAAAAAAGGTTTTTGTATTTGATGATAACGCGGATATATTGGAGTTATGTACAATTATTCTGGAAGATGCAGGATTTGAAGTTAAGACGTCATCGACTTCCAATCAGATTGTTGATCAGGTGATGGCCTGTATGCCGGATATCATCTTTATGGATAACTGGTTGCCTGATGTAGGCGGAATAGACGCCACCAGAGAATTGAAAGGACACCCGACCTTAAAAAACATTCCTGTAATTTACTTTACGGCCAATAACGATGTAAAGTCATTGGCCGAACAGGCGGGCGCTGACGGGTATCTCTCAAAACCCTTTGATATCCAGGAGCTGGAAAATATCATCAATAAGCACCTGGGAATATAG
- a CDS encoding TonB-dependent receptor: MKTLYLNLLFLFIGSGVALGQDNTIQATISGAVTDDQKKPLDYATVALFNQADSTLVKSAITDAFGKFRFLQINPGNYYIKSSLMGYSTSKSALFKVDAKNINITLQDLRLSSGSKDLSEVKITSARPLFERKTDKLVMNVENSSLMTGSTALEVLQKAPGVTVDQNDNISMQGKQGVLIQIDGKQTYMSNADVSNLLRSMQSSQIESIELITNPSAKYEASGNSGIINIKTRKSKNGGTNGNVSGTLGYGKNLNENASLNLNHRSEKINLFGNYNFGGTKRNQTMTIDRISGQEAAKTYFAQSSRDVRKNNSNNFKAGMDIFLNKNNTLGILFSGYANTSNDMMDNNTWIGRSFLQPDSAVLARNLIKSDYQNYAYNLNYKSVLDTSGQEITVDLDYSRYHSGDDANYINRFIYANGGELKPTSFLRNQSPSRIDIKAFKVDYTLPLSKTLKLETGIKSSAVETDNNFIAEELKESQWQNDPLRSNQFIYDENVNAAYFNLSKQFKTTSIQLGLRAEQTNSKGNSITENKITKRSYLDFFPSVFINQTLTKDQTIGISYSRRIDRPSYDALNPFVYYLDQYTYNQGNPFLNPQYTHNFEANYTLKRYSLSLNYSLVKDVITEVLLPNEEKKALFQTNANLAENIVYGANLNIPVNIFKWWQTNNNLNVFHLKFNTPDLAGKPLNTSKTSFVIKSQHTFIINPDLNAELSARYESPLEYGTLTIGERHSFDIGMSKSLMDKKINIKLALSDVFNTQVTRLGSTYPGLSYQLNQKNETRVARITFSYKFGKNELKPARRRATGVEEEKGRMKN; encoded by the coding sequence ATGAAAACACTTTATTTAAATCTTTTATTTCTTTTTATAGGATCAGGAGTAGCTCTAGGACAAGATAACACTATTCAGGCCACTATAAGCGGAGCGGTAACTGATGATCAGAAAAAGCCGTTAGATTACGCTACAGTGGCTTTGTTTAATCAAGCGGACTCCACTCTTGTAAAATCCGCAATTACCGATGCTTTTGGAAAATTCCGTTTTCTTCAGATAAATCCTGGAAACTATTATATAAAATCTTCCCTCATGGGTTATTCTACTTCAAAAAGTGCTCTTTTTAAAGTAGATGCGAAAAACATAAATATCACGCTTCAGGACCTCCGTTTGAGCTCAGGTAGCAAAGACCTCAGTGAAGTAAAAATCACCTCTGCACGACCTTTATTTGAACGCAAAACAGATAAATTGGTCATGAATGTAGAGAACAGCAGCTTAATGACCGGAAGCACTGCTTTAGAAGTGCTGCAAAAAGCGCCTGGAGTGACCGTAGACCAGAATGACAATATTTCTATGCAAGGCAAACAAGGGGTGCTGATTCAGATAGATGGAAAACAAACTTATATGAGTAATGCAGACGTAAGTAATCTGTTGAGAAGCATGCAAAGCTCACAAATAGAAAGCATTGAACTTATCACCAATCCATCTGCAAAATATGAGGCATCAGGAAATTCCGGCATTATCAATATCAAGACTAGAAAAAGTAAAAACGGCGGAACCAATGGAAACGTTTCAGGAACATTGGGCTATGGTAAAAATCTAAACGAAAATGCCAGCCTGAACTTAAACCACAGATCAGAAAAGATAAATCTGTTTGGGAACTATAATTTTGGCGGTACCAAAAGAAACCAAACCATGACCATCGATCGTATTTCAGGGCAAGAGGCAGCAAAAACTTATTTTGCACAATCTTCCAGGGATGTACGAAAGAATAACAGCAACAATTTCAAAGCAGGAATGGATATCTTCCTGAATAAGAACAATACCCTGGGCATTTTATTCAGCGGTTATGCAAATACATCAAATGATATGATGGATAACAATACCTGGATCGGCCGCTCTTTCCTCCAGCCAGACTCAGCCGTATTAGCCAGGAACCTTATTAAAAGCGACTATCAAAATTACGCTTATAACCTGAATTACAAATCAGTCCTGGATACTTCCGGACAGGAAATCACCGTTGACCTGGATTATTCACGCTACCATTCAGGTGATGATGCAAATTATATCAATCGGTTTATATACGCCAATGGCGGGGAACTAAAGCCAACCAGTTTCTTAAGAAACCAAAGCCCTTCCAGAATTGACATTAAAGCTTTTAAAGTAGATTATACTTTACCCCTCAGCAAAACATTAAAGCTCGAAACCGGGATAAAAAGCAGCGCTGTAGAAACCGACAATAACTTTATTGCTGAAGAGCTTAAAGAAAGTCAGTGGCAAAATGACCCACTACGTAGCAATCAGTTTATTTATGATGAAAACGTGAATGCTGCCTATTTTAACCTGAGCAAGCAATTTAAAACAACCAGCATTCAGTTGGGGTTAAGAGCAGAACAGACCAATTCTAAGGGCAATTCGATTACAGAAAACAAAATTACTAAAAGGTCCTATCTGGATTTCTTTCCAAGTGTATTCATCAACCAAACTTTAACAAAAGATCAGACAATAGGCATATCCTATAGTAGAAGAATAGACCGTCCAAGTTACGATGCCCTGAATCCGTTTGTCTATTATCTTGATCAATACACTTATAATCAGGGGAATCCTTTTCTTAATCCGCAGTATACCCACAACTTTGAAGCTAACTATACCCTAAAACGTTATTCGCTTAGCTTGAATTACAGCCTTGTAAAAGATGTGATTACTGAAGTCCTTTTGCCAAATGAAGAAAAAAAAGCGCTTTTTCAGACCAATGCCAACCTGGCCGAAAACATCGTTTACGGAGCAAATCTTAATATACCTGTCAACATTTTTAAATGGTGGCAAACCAATAACAATCTCAACGTTTTTCATTTAAAATTTAATACTCCTGACCTTGCTGGAAAACCATTAAATACTTCCAAAACCTCTTTTGTAATCAAGTCACAACATACTTTTATCATCAATCCAGATTTGAATGCAGAATTAAGTGCCAGGTATGAATCTCCTTTGGAATATGGGACTTTAACCATTGGTGAGCGCCATAGCTTTGATATCGGCATGAGCAAATCACTAATGGATAAAAAAATCAATATAAAGCTAGCGCTGAGTGACGTGTTTAATACTCAGGTTACCCGCTTAGGAAGTACCTATCCGGGGCTAAGCTATCAGCTTAACCAGAAAAATGAAACCCGTGTAGCAAGAATAACCTTCTCCTATAAATTTGGCAAGAATGAGCTTAAACCGGCCAGAAGAAGAGCTACAGGTGTAGAAGAAGAAAAGGGTAGAATGAAAAATTAA
- a CDS encoding dipeptidyl-peptidase 3 family protein: MKNLSKVTLIIAGCALVTGISSCSNPQGNTNTSAKEINSNEDSLQRYVNERIAIYEKVKLSTNLNELSANERKILPLLIQAAQIMDELFWKQAYPQRDSLLSTIKDEKTKAFVWINYGPWDRLNGDKPFIPGIGAKPDAASFYPAGMTKAELEKSDVKDKLGQYSVVKKDSTGKLTSIPYHVLYASELQNASSLLKQAALLAEDAGFKKYLNLRADALVSDDYTASDYAWLDMKTNNLDIIIGPIENYEDKLFNARASYEAYVLVKDKVWSKRLAKYVSMLPQLQEGLPVEAKYKKEKPGTDSELNAYDVVYYAGDCNAGSKTIAVNLPNDEIIQQKKGTRRSQLKNAMKAKFDKILVPIAKELIDKDQQQYVNFDAFFSNVMFHEVAHGLGIKKTITGKGFVKEALQEQYSWLEEGKADVLGLYMVTGLLKKGELEGGDIKTFYTTYMAGILRSVRFGAASAHGKANMQCFNFFKENGAFIRNANGTYKVDFTKFEAAMNKLSKLIITLQGNGDKVAVEKTQKEKAVISPELQKDLDRLTQKGIPVDVIFEQGVDVLGVK, encoded by the coding sequence ATGAAGAACTTAAGCAAAGTAACGCTTATTATTGCCGGATGCGCCCTTGTGACAGGAATTTCTTCTTGCAGCAATCCCCAGGGAAATACCAATACCTCAGCCAAAGAAATCAATTCCAACGAAGATAGTTTGCAACGGTATGTAAATGAGAGGATCGCGATTTATGAAAAAGTTAAGCTGAGTACTAATCTAAATGAATTATCGGCCAACGAACGTAAGATTTTACCTTTACTAATCCAGGCCGCTCAAATCATGGATGAGCTTTTCTGGAAACAGGCATATCCACAGCGGGACAGCTTATTAAGTACCATAAAGGATGAAAAAACAAAAGCTTTTGTTTGGATCAACTATGGTCCATGGGATCGGTTAAATGGAGATAAACCATTTATTCCAGGCATTGGAGCTAAACCGGATGCTGCTAGCTTTTATCCTGCAGGAATGACAAAAGCAGAATTGGAGAAATCAGATGTAAAAGACAAACTCGGTCAATATTCTGTTGTCAAAAAAGACAGTACAGGAAAACTGACTTCTATTCCTTATCATGTCTTATATGCATCGGAATTACAAAATGCATCTTCTTTGCTTAAACAGGCCGCATTGCTTGCTGAAGATGCTGGGTTTAAAAAATACCTGAACTTACGTGCTGATGCACTGGTATCCGATGATTATACTGCAAGTGATTACGCCTGGTTAGATATGAAAACCAACAATCTCGATATTATTATCGGCCCAATTGAGAACTATGAAGATAAATTATTCAATGCCAGAGCTTCTTATGAAGCTTATGTATTGGTGAAGGATAAAGTATGGAGCAAACGGCTTGCAAAATATGTCAGCATGTTACCGCAGTTGCAGGAGGGCCTGCCTGTTGAGGCCAAGTATAAAAAAGAAAAACCAGGTACAGATTCGGAATTAAACGCTTACGATGTTGTTTATTATGCAGGTGATTGTAATGCCGGATCCAAAACCATTGCGGTAAACCTTCCTAATGATGAAATCATTCAGCAAAAAAAGGGAACCAGACGCTCTCAGTTAAAAAATGCGATGAAAGCAAAATTTGACAAAATCCTCGTTCCAATTGCAAAAGAGTTAATCGATAAAGACCAACAACAATACGTTAATTTCGATGCTTTCTTTTCTAATGTCATGTTCCATGAGGTGGCACACGGTCTGGGGATCAAAAAAACCATTACTGGAAAAGGCTTTGTAAAAGAAGCACTACAGGAACAATACTCATGGCTGGAAGAAGGTAAAGCTGACGTATTAGGCCTGTATATGGTTACCGGATTACTTAAAAAAGGAGAACTGGAAGGCGGCGATATCAAGACCTTTTATACGACTTATATGGCTGGAATTCTTCGTTCAGTTAGATTTGGTGCTGCCAGTGCACATGGAAAAGCCAATATGCAATGTTTCAATTTCTTTAAAGAGAACGGAGCATTCATCCGTAATGCAAACGGCACCTATAAAGTAGACTTTACTAAGTTCGAGGCTGCAATGAATAAGTTAAGCAAGCTGATCATTACACTTCAGGGGAACGGAGATAAAGTCGCTGTAGAGAAGACACAAAAAGAAAAAGCAGTGATCAGTCCTGAACTTCAGAAAGATTTAGACCGCCTGACTCAAAAAGGTATTCCGGTAGATGTAATTTTTGAACAAGGAGTAGATGTTCTCGGTGTAAAATAA
- a CDS encoding N-acetylmuramoyl-L-alanine amidase — translation MIQPHKFTRSSLLIFPMFLLAACSSNKYAATNKIYKNQANSFAEMVKAAPPANQTVATLEPSLQSWVGSVNFGIRRPNFVIIHHTAQDSLDQTVKTFINKKAGVSAHYVIGRDGKVVQMVNDYLRANHAGVGKWGNDSDLNSSSIGIELDNNGKEPFADAQLRSLVELLAALKKRYNIPAANFIGHSDIAPRRKIDPLNFPWKVLAKKGFGLWYDDVLEMPPVDFNAELALRVIGYDVSNLASATVAFKIHFVQTDISPVLTPTDKLILYNLYTKYL, via the coding sequence ATGATACAACCCCACAAATTTACAAGAAGCAGCCTGCTTATTTTTCCTATGTTCCTGCTGGCCGCCTGTTCTTCGAATAAATATGCCGCGACAAATAAAATATATAAGAATCAGGCAAATAGTTTTGCAGAGATGGTAAAGGCAGCGCCTCCGGCCAATCAAACCGTTGCGACATTAGAGCCTTCACTACAGTCCTGGGTCGGTTCTGTTAACTTTGGTATCCGCAGGCCCAATTTTGTCATTATACACCACACCGCGCAGGATTCTTTGGATCAGACTGTAAAAACCTTTATCAACAAAAAGGCAGGAGTGAGCGCGCATTACGTGATTGGAAGAGATGGTAAGGTGGTTCAGATGGTGAATGATTACCTTAGGGCCAATCATGCAGGTGTTGGGAAATGGGGAAATGATTCGGATCTGAATTCTTCTTCTATCGGAATTGAGCTCGATAACAATGGAAAGGAACCCTTTGCAGATGCCCAGCTGAGAAGTTTGGTGGAACTTCTTGCGGCGCTAAAAAAACGATATAATATCCCTGCTGCTAATTTTATAGGTCATTCGGATATTGCCCCAAGAAGAAAAATAGATCCTTTGAATTTCCCATGGAAAGTCTTAGCTAAAAAAGGCTTTGGCTTATGGTACGACGATGTGTTGGAAATGCCTCCGGTAGATTTTAATGCAGAACTGGCATTAAGAGTCATTGGTTATGATGTAAGTAATCTTGCTTCGGCAACTGTAGCTTTTAAAATTCATTTTGTGCAAACAGATATCTCTCCTGTACTCACACCTACAGATAAGCTGATCTTATATAATCTATACACGAAATATTTATAG
- a CDS encoding glutamine--tRNA ligase/YqeY domain fusion protein: MSEERSLNFIEEIIENDLSSGKYETLITRFPPEPNGYLHIGHAKAICLNFGLTKKYGGYTNLRFDDTNPITEKTEYVDSQQEDIKWLGFEWKNELFTSDYFDTLYDFAVQLIEKGLAYVDDSSAEEIAALKGTPTEAGKDSPYRSRSIAENLDLFARMKAGEFADGARILRAKADMSSPNMIMRDPIIYRIKHAEHHRTGNKWCIYPMYDFAHGQSDSLETITHSICTLEYVSHRELYDWFIEHLEIFPSKQYEFARLNLSYTVMSKRKLLQLVNEGVVSGWDDPRMPTISGLRRRGYTPESIREFCERIGIAKRENLIELSLLEFCVREHLNKTANRVMAVLDPIKLIITNYPDGQEEILHGENNPEADDKGGIREIPFSNELWIEREDFMEEPAKKWFRLAPGATVRLKHAYIVKCEDFRKDPEGKVTEIHCTYIPESKSGEDTSGINVKGTIHWVSTKHAKNAEIRTYDRLFTVESPDSEEGDFKDYLNPNSIDVIKQAYIEPYLANADIDSRYQFIRKGYYCVDKDSTSEHLIFNRTVGLKDAWAKGNK, translated from the coding sequence ATGAGTGAGGAAAGATCATTGAACTTTATTGAGGAGATCATTGAGAACGATTTAAGCAGCGGAAAATACGAAACGTTAATTACCCGTTTCCCGCCAGAACCCAATGGATATTTGCACATCGGACATGCGAAGGCAATCTGCCTGAACTTCGGTCTGACTAAAAAATATGGAGGTTATACAAACCTTAGGTTTGATGACACCAACCCGATAACGGAAAAAACCGAATATGTAGACAGCCAGCAGGAAGACATTAAATGGCTTGGATTTGAATGGAAAAATGAGCTTTTTACCTCAGATTATTTCGACACGTTATATGATTTTGCGGTTCAGCTAATCGAAAAAGGTCTTGCTTATGTAGATGACAGCAGCGCGGAGGAAATTGCAGCATTAAAAGGTACACCGACTGAAGCAGGCAAAGACAGTCCATATCGTTCCCGCAGTATTGCAGAAAATCTGGATCTTTTTGCCCGCATGAAAGCTGGTGAATTTGCAGATGGGGCCCGCATTCTAAGGGCCAAAGCTGATATGTCCAGTCCCAATATGATCATGCGCGATCCGATTATTTATCGCATCAAACATGCCGAGCATCACCGTACAGGAAACAAATGGTGCATCTATCCGATGTATGATTTTGCCCATGGGCAAAGTGATAGCCTAGAAACCATTACTCATTCTATTTGTACTCTTGAATATGTCTCTCATCGGGAATTGTATGATTGGTTTATTGAGCACCTGGAAATTTTTCCTTCAAAACAATATGAGTTTGCCCGTTTGAACCTCTCTTATACAGTGATGAGTAAAAGAAAGTTACTGCAACTGGTAAATGAAGGTGTGGTTAGCGGATGGGATGACCCACGTATGCCGACCATCAGCGGATTGAGAAGAAGAGGTTACACCCCGGAAAGTATCCGTGAATTCTGCGAAAGAATCGGAATTGCCAAAAGAGAAAATCTGATCGAACTGAGTTTACTTGAATTTTGTGTTCGTGAACATTTGAATAAAACGGCAAACCGGGTAATGGCGGTATTAGACCCGATTAAACTCATCATTACCAATTATCCTGATGGCCAGGAAGAAATTCTTCATGGAGAAAATAATCCTGAAGCAGACGACAAAGGCGGCATCAGAGAAATTCCTTTCAGCAATGAATTATGGATTGAACGTGAGGATTTCATGGAAGAACCGGCAAAAAAATGGTTCAGATTGGCTCCCGGTGCAACGGTAAGACTGAAACATGCTTACATCGTGAAATGTGAAGACTTCCGCAAAGATCCGGAAGGAAAGGTAACTGAAATACACTGCACCTATATTCCTGAATCTAAAAGTGGTGAAGATACCAGTGGCATTAACGTTAAAGGAACCATTCACTGGGTAAGCACGAAACATGCGAAAAATGCAGAAATCAGAACTTATGACCGTTTGTTTACTGTAGAATCTCCGGATTCAGAAGAAGGAGACTTTAAGGATTACCTGAACCCAAATAGCATTGACGTTATTAAGCAGGCCTATATAGAACCTTATTTAGCAAATGCAGATATCGACTCTAGGTATCAATTCATTAGAAAAGGATACTATTGTGTAGATAAGGACTCTACTTCTGAACACCTGATATTTAACCGGACCGTTGGCTTAAAAGATGCCTGGGCAAAAGGAAACAAGTAG
- a CDS encoding cobalamin B12-binding domain-containing protein — translation MSNTLNRPIRVLVAKVGLDGHDRGAKVIATSLRDAGMEVIYTGLRQTPEMVVNTALQEDVDAIGVSILSGAHMTVFPKIVEIMRQKEVKDVLLTGGGIIPEADMKKLKDIGVGELFAPGTTMETIVNYITGWVVENRNF, via the coding sequence ATGAGCAACACATTAAACAGACCTATCAGGGTTTTAGTGGCTAAAGTTGGATTGGATGGGCATGACAGAGGAGCTAAAGTAATCGCTACTTCCTTAAGAGATGCCGGAATGGAAGTGATTTATACCGGATTGCGCCAGACCCCGGAGATGGTGGTAAACACAGCTTTACAGGAAGATGTTGATGCGATTGGTGTATCTATTTTGTCGGGTGCTCACATGACTGTCTTTCCTAAAATTGTTGAAATCATGAGACAAAAAGAGGTCAAAGATGTTTTGCTTACTGGCGGAGGAATTATTCCGGAAGCTGACATGAAAAAACTCAAAGATATTGGAGTGGGTGAGTTGTTCGCCCCGGGTACTACCATGGAAACCATCGTAAATTATATTACAGGTTGGGTCGTCGAAAACAGAAACTTTTAG
- a CDS encoding enoyl-CoA hydratase/isomerase family protein — protein MAYQNILAEIRSQVLYVTINRELKLNALNKETLAELADVIAFAAHNDEVRAVLLTGAGEKAFVAGADISEFAAYTAEQGEVLARNGQNSVFDAIENCPKPVIAAINGFALGGGLELAMACHIRVASENARLGLPEVSLGLIPGYGGTQRLTQLVGKGRAIEMITTADMITAAHAEKIGLVNHVVPAAELLSKVEEILAKIKLRAPLAIASAVKAVNASLLFDENGFETEIREFGKCFDTNDFKEGTTAFLEKRKPAFLGK, from the coding sequence ATGGCATATCAGAATATCTTAGCAGAAATAAGGTCACAGGTGCTTTATGTGACCATTAACAGAGAATTAAAGCTGAATGCTTTAAATAAAGAAACTTTAGCCGAATTGGCAGATGTGATTGCTTTTGCAGCGCACAATGATGAGGTAAGAGCAGTTTTGCTGACTGGAGCAGGTGAAAAAGCCTTTGTAGCAGGAGCGGATATCTCAGAGTTCGCTGCCTATACCGCTGAACAGGGAGAAGTTTTAGCCAGAAATGGACAGAATAGCGTATTTGATGCCATAGAAAACTGTCCGAAACCAGTTATTGCGGCGATTAATGGATTTGCTTTAGGAGGCGGACTGGAACTGGCTATGGCCTGTCATATTCGTGTAGCCTCAGAAAATGCCCGGTTGGGATTACCTGAAGTCTCATTGGGGTTGATTCCCGGATATGGAGGGACGCAAAGACTGACTCAATTAGTTGGAAAAGGAAGGGCGATTGAAATGATCACCACTGCTGATATGATTACCGCCGCACACGCAGAAAAAATTGGATTGGTAAACCATGTGGTCCCTGCTGCTGAATTGTTATCAAAAGTGGAAGAAATTCTGGCAAAAATAAAACTACGGGCCCCATTGGCAATTGCCAGTGCGGTAAAAGCAGTAAATGCATCCCTTCTTTTTGATGAAAATGGATTTGAAACGGAGATCCGAGAATTTGGTAAGTGTTTTGATACAAATGATTTTAAAGAAGGTACAACTGCTTTTTTAGAAAAAAGGAAACCAGCGTTTTTAGGTAAATAA